The following is a genomic window from Hymenobacter sp. APR13.
AGCCGCGGCAGCAGGCTGCCCAGGCCGCGGATGTTGAGGCGTACGAAGTTGCGGACCCGCTCGAACTTGGTGGCGGCTTCTTCCAGCTCCTCGTCCTTGTCCATGCGGCTGGGGCGGTGCGTGTCGAGCAGGGTGAAGATGGTGGCGGCCACGTCCATGTAGCCCAGAATCATCATAAACAGCAGTTTCTTGTCGTCCTCGGCGTAGCTTTTCTGGCGCACGGCTTTCACCAGGCTATCGAGCTGGCTGGTTTCGTCCACGAACAGGTCGCGCAGCACGGCGCGCTGGTGCTGGTAGTCGAGCAACTGCTGGGGCTCCAGAGCGGCGGCAGAAAAGGGGAATTCGGTGGTGAAGGCCGTGGCCGCCCGAAACTGCTTTTCGGCGGCGTACACGGTGCTCAGGTGTTTTTGCAGGCTGGCCCACAGGCCGGTGCGGGCTTTGTCGAAGGCAGCAGAAGCGGCGGCAGGTTCGTTCACGGGGAGTAGGCAGGTAGCTGAAAGAGCAAAGTACGCGGTTTTCGGGGCGGCAGGCCAGATTCCGGCCGAATGGTTCTGCCCGCACAGCTACAGCCGCCCACAACGCCCGCCGTGGCTGCCGCTAACTGTGCGGGCTTGCACTACCTTTGCTTACCCCAGTATCCCGATTTTCTATGCCCTCTGAATTCCCCAAACGCGTCAGTCTGCTGGGCTCCACCGGCTCCATCGGCACCCAGGCCCTCGACGTGGTGCGCGCCCAGCCCGGGCGGTTTCTCGTTTCGGCCCTGTCGGCGCAGTCCAACGCCGACTTGCTTGTAGCGCAGGCGCGCGAGTTCCGGCCCGCCGCCGTGGTCATCGGCGACGAAGCCAAGTACCAGCAGGTGCGCGACGCCCTGGCCGGGCAGCCCGAAACCGAGGTGCTGGCCGGCGTGGCCGCCCTCACCGAAGTAGCCGCCCGCCCCGACACCGACGTGGTGCTCACGGCCATGGTGGGCTACGCCGGGCTGCTGCCCACGGTGGCCGCCATTCGGGCCGGCAAAGACATTGCGCTGGCCAACAAGGAGACCTTGGTGGTGGCCGGCCAGCTCATCACCGGGCTGGTGCAGGAGCACGGCGTGCGCCTGCTGCCCGTCGATTCCGAGCACTCCGCCATTTTCCAGTGCCTGGTCGGGGAAGAGCAGAATCCCATCGAGAAAATCATCCTCACGGCCTCGGGCGGCCCGTTTCGGGGCCGCAGCCGTGAGCAGCTGGCCCAGGTCACGAAGGCCCAGGCCCTCAAGCACCCCAACTGGGACATGGGCGCCAAAATCACCATCGACTCGGCCTCGCTCATGAACAAGGGCCTGGAGGTGATGGAGGCCAAGTGGCTGTTTGGGCTGCGCAACGACCAGATTGAGGTAGTAGTGCATCCGCAGAGCATCATTCACTCGCTGGTGCAGTTCGAGGATGGCTCCCTGAAGGCCCAGCTGGGGCTGCCCGATATGAAGCTGCCCATTCAGTACGCGC
Proteins encoded in this region:
- a CDS encoding 1-deoxy-D-xylulose-5-phosphate reductoisomerase; protein product: MPSEFPKRVSLLGSTGSIGTQALDVVRAQPGRFLVSALSAQSNADLLVAQAREFRPAAVVIGDEAKYQQVRDALAGQPETEVLAGVAALTEVAARPDTDVVLTAMVGYAGLLPTVAAIRAGKDIALANKETLVVAGQLITGLVQEHGVRLLPVDSEHSAIFQCLVGEEQNPIEKIILTASGGPFRGRSREQLAQVTKAQALKHPNWDMGAKITIDSASLMNKGLEVMEAKWLFGLRNDQIEVVVHPQSIIHSLVQFEDGSLKAQLGLPDMKLPIQYALGYPQRLPNDFPRFRFLDYPQLTFEPADTAAFRNLALAFAAMERGGNAPCILNAANEVAVAAFLRDEVGFLQMSDVVEECLSRVSYLANPSLDDYVLTDKEARRVAQEVIG